The sequence TCAACGAGGATCACATAGTCGCGGTCAGCGCTGCAATAGTCGAGCACAGGAGGGGTGCCGGGATCTCGGGCCCGCTCTACGTCGGCAAGGACACCCACGCCCTGTCTGAGCCCGCGTTCAGGACCGCGGTCGAGGTGTTTGCGGCCGCCGGGGTGCATACGGTGATCCAGAGCGGCTTCGGATATACCCCGACCCCTGTCGTCTCCCGCGCCATACTCCAGTGGAACGAACGGGGGGGGAGCAGGGCGGACGGGGTTGTCATAACTCCGTCGCACAACCCTCCCGAGGACGGCGGCTTCAAGTACAACCCGCCGTCGGGCGGCCCCGCGGATGTGGAGATCACGGGCGCGGTGCAGAGACGGGCCAACGAGCTGCTACGCGAAGGGATAGAGTCCGTGGCAAGGATCCCCTTCGAGAGGGCCCTCAAGGCCGACTGCGTCAGTCACGAGGACTTCGTCTGTCCATACGTGGACGACCTGGCCTCGGTGGTGGACATGGAGGCGATAGCACGCTCCGGCGTCTCGATAGGGGCCGACCCGATGGGTGGCTCCGGGGTGGCCTACTGGGGGGCGATAGCGGAGCGGTACGGGCTGAACCTCGAGGTCGTCAACCCGGTGGTCGACCCGACATTCTCCTTCATGCCGCTGGACTGGGATGGGAAGATAAGGATGGACTGCTCGTCCGCCTACGCGATGGCGGGCCTGGTGGAGCTCAAGGACAGGTACGACATAGCCTGGGGGAACGACTCGGATTTCGACCGCCACGGGATAGTCGTGCCGGACAGGGGGCTTCTCCCCCCCAACGGGTACCTGTCGGTCGCGGTGGAGTACCTGTTTACTCACAGGCCGGGCTGGAGAGAGGATGCGGCGGTGGGCAAGACGCTCGTCTCCAGCTCGCTCATCGATCGGGTCGCGCGCGAGGTCGGGAGAGAGTGCGTCGAGGTCCCGGTGGGGTTCAAGTGGTTCGTCGACGGGCTGCTGAAAGGTTCGCTCGGGTTCGGCGGTGAGGAGAGCGCAGGCGCGTCCTTCCTCCGAAGGGACGGAATGGCGTGGAGCACGGACAAGGATGGCATAATACTAAACCTGTTGGCTGCGGAGATGCTTGCAGTCACCGGGGAGCATCCGGGCCAGAGGTACGACGCGATCGCGTCGCGCCTGGGGGAGCCGTACTACGCCCGAATCGACGCCCCTGCGTCGGCCGAGCGGAGAGACCTGCTCAAGAACCTGTCGCCGGATGACGTGAAGGCCGAGACATTGGCCGGCGAGCCGATAACGGCGAGGCTTACCGAGGCGCCGGGGAACGGCGCGCCGATAGGGGGTCTGAAGGTGATGTCCGAAAACGGCTGGTTCGCCGCCAGGCCGTCCGGGACGGAGGACGTCTACAAGATCTACGCCGAGAGCTTTGTCGGGGAGGAGCATCTTGCCAGGATCCAGGCCGAGGCCCGCAGGATGGTGGAGGAAGTCTTCGCGGCGTCGGGGGTGTAGTAGAGCCCTTGAAAAAATCGGAGGCCGCACGCTCTTTCCGCGCGGCCTCCGATTGTTCTCCCCGGCATGACCCGTGTTCGTAGACACCTGTCGCCGTCCGATCTCTATCAAGCCTTCAGGCCAGCGTGTCGACGCCACCCGACTTGAAAATTCCACTCTCCTCCGCCTGGTCAGGCCGGTCGTACCCGGCACCGCCGCCGAGGAGGTAGTGTTCGAAACTCTTTCTTCCGCGGTCTTTCCTTGGGCGCTCCTTCGCCGTCTTTCCAGTGACCCGCCTTCCCTGGGCCGCGAGAACCGAAAGGCTCGGAGTCGCCTCTACAAATCGTTTGTCACGCATGGCGCTCCCCCCTTTGTACCTATGTATCGGCAACAGGGGAGATGTATATTAGATTCGGAAGAGAAGAACGTCCGGCGCGTGCTCCTGTAACACTGCACGCGCCGGACGCAGGGTTAAGACAGTTCATTTCTGCAAAGGCCGCCTATCGGTTTTTCAGCTTGATAACGACGAAAACCACGGCTATTACCGCCATGATCCCAAGCCATATCGTTGTGGCGGTGTTCATGAGCAACACCTCCTCACTTTGCAACAGAACCCCGGGAATCCGCGCGGAAAAACGAGGTTTACCCAAACCAGCGCTTATGCTCCAACCGAGTTAAAGCTAACATAATTTACATCGATATTCAAGTAATAATGAGCAAAGAGGACGATTTACTCTTGGCCCTGTTCTGGTATGTTTTTCTACCTGCTCTGCCTCGAAGGGGAGTATGAGTTGCAAAAGGACGTATCAGGCAGTGATCGCGAAGCCTAGTTCCTGAGAGGGGGCCAGTTTGTTGCTGCTCTCGTACGCCTCGATGGTATTCTGCCTTGCCAGCTCCGCCCTCGCCCTCATCTGG comes from Synergistaceae bacterium and encodes:
- a CDS encoding alpha-D-glucose phosphate-specific phosphoglucomutase codes for the protein MDVSPMAGKRADHTMLADIPALVASYYTTNPDPDDPGQLVSFGTSGHRGSSLRGAFNEDHIVAVSAAIVEHRRGAGISGPLYVGKDTHALSEPAFRTAVEVFAAAGVHTVIQSGFGYTPTPVVSRAILQWNERGGSRADGVVITPSHNPPEDGGFKYNPPSGGPADVEITGAVQRRANELLREGIESVARIPFERALKADCVSHEDFVCPYVDDLASVVDMEAIARSGVSIGADPMGGSGVAYWGAIAERYGLNLEVVNPVVDPTFSFMPLDWDGKIRMDCSSAYAMAGLVELKDRYDIAWGNDSDFDRHGIVVPDRGLLPPNGYLSVAVEYLFTHRPGWREDAAVGKTLVSSSLIDRVAREVGRECVEVPVGFKWFVDGLLKGSLGFGGEESAGASFLRRDGMAWSTDKDGIILNLLAAEMLAVTGEHPGQRYDAIASRLGEPYYARIDAPASAERRDLLKNLSPDDVKAETLAGEPITARLTEAPGNGAPIGGLKVMSENGWFAARPSGTEDVYKIYAESFVGEEHLARIQAEARRMVEEVFAASGV